A DNA window from Oenanthe melanoleuca isolate GR-GAL-2019-014 chromosome 11, OMel1.0, whole genome shotgun sequence contains the following coding sequences:
- the MLKL gene encoding mixed lineage kinase domain-like protein — MNIVERVFSVAQAIYAQLEQVKCCRHQCQRLVERIQILLEPVRILRAQPRQHISHHEEELMKKLLQALGEAQKLVMKYSQTSWIQKFLRARSTGEEFVWVNESLEDIAQGLSLLLQAEQKQAFLEAFQSKTCRRQDAEDLRDDRAFLDQVIASTEEPNDVVEEIYIDRECMESKVDWMQSELNKVIREMERLKKVNVDKREDITEIKRDHLTFHRHLQDTESYDLYEGEYLKYPVAIKTFKRPLTTDPAKVRDIFEKEIQTLKKFESPNILRMYGICIEEKDGSPCFSIVMEYCKHGTLRDVLNKQQHLSWDIRIRMALGAARGLYRLHQTGEKSRLHGCICSSKFLVAGDYCVKLSGFELCETESSIKRKAKKDWKRVSMLAYIAPENLKDINYPYKRPCEIYSFGIVLAEIATSKIPFEGCTPEEIIEKICNHHYWDPLGEDCPEDLRKVIEQCQAFDPSQRPSAEEIVDLLADLEKSRNQGS; from the exons ATGAACATTGTGGAGAGAGTCTTCTCTGTGGCCCAGGCCATCTATGCCCAATTGGAGCAGGTGAAGTGCTGTAGGCACCAGTGCCAGCGCCTTGTGGAGCGCATCCAGATTCTGCTGGAGCCTGTGAGGATCCTTAGGGCTCAGCCACGACAGCACATCTCCCACCACGAAGAGGAACTGATGAaaaagctgctccaggcactggggGAAGCCCAGAAACTGGTGATGAAATACAGCCAGACCAGCTGGATACAGAAGTTTCTGCGAGCCCGAAGTACTGGTGAGGAGTTTGTGTGGGTGAATGAGAGCCTGGAGGACATTGCCCAGGgcctctctctcctgctgcaggcagagcagaagcagGCTTTCCTGGAAGCTTTCCAGTCAAAGACATGTCGCAGGCAGGATGCTGAGGACCTGAGGGATGACAGAGCTTTCTTGGACCAGGTGATTGCAA GTACTGAGGAGCCCAACGATGTGGTTGAGGAGATCTACATCGACAGGGAGTGTATGGAGAGCAAGGTGGACTGGATGCAAAGCGAGCTGAACAAAGTCATTCGTGAGATGGAGC GCTTGAAGAAGGTCAACGTTGATAAAAGAGAAGACATCACTGAGATCAAGCGAGACCACCTCACTTTCCACAGGcacctgcaggacacagagagCTACGACCTTTATGAGGGCGAGTACCTCAAGTATCCTGTGGCCATCAAAACCTTCAAGAGgccactgaccactgacccaGC CAAGGTGAGAGACATCTTTGAGAAGGAGATTCAGACCCTGAAGAAGTTTGAGTCTCCAAACATCCTGCGCATGTACGGGATCTGCATTGAGGAGAAGG ATGGGAGCCCCTGCTTCTCCATCGTGATGGAGTACTGCAAGCATGGGACACTGCGGGATGTGCTGaacaagcagcagcatctttcCTGGGATATCCGCATCCGGAtggccctgggagctgccagaggcCTTTACAG GTTGCACCAGACAGGGGAGAAGTCCCGACTCCATGGCTGCATCTGCAGTAGCAAGTTCCTGGTGGCTGGGGATTACTGTGTGAAG CTGTCAGGATTTGAGCTGTGTGAAACAGAATCATCCATCAAGAGAAAAGCCAAGAAGGACTGGAAACGAGTCTCTATGTTGGCTTACATCGCTCCAGAGAACCTGAAAGACATCAACTACCCTTACAAGAGGCCCTGTGAAATATACAg CTTTGGGATCGTTCTGGCAGAGATTGCAACCTCCAAAATCCCATTTGAAG GCTGCACTCCTGAGGAGATCATAGAGAAAATCTGCAATCACCATTACTGGGACCCTCTTGGGGAAGATTGTCCTGAAGATTTGAGGAAAGTCATTGAGCAGTGCCAGGCCTTTGACCCTTCCCAGCGCCCTTCTGCCGAGG AGATTGTGGACTTGCTGGCTGacctggagaaaagcagaaaccaaGGAAGTTAA